The following are encoded together in the Bradyrhizobium genosp. L genome:
- a CDS encoding M81 family metallopeptidase produces MSDRKIRIAVLHFSHETVSFLPNETTLDDFIYPGSPAKGETLLRFDPKNYMGGFVQVAREFAEVELVGIESPLWPRTGTGSGWITQQAYRTFVGKMIAGLKEEGPFDGVYLCLHGAMAVRDVPRPEADLARQVREVVGRGAFITATFDLHGNEDEAFLEQADMAFTVKYFPHYDAHLQGERAARMLVRAIRGDYKPAHRTIKVPVISPTVLQWTGARPWMDLVQRALVWEAREVDLYVNIFFGFPFADVPDAGMTVQVLTNNNPKLAEQVARDLAATIWRVREALLQSTKLHSIVEGVALAKRAMTDGNTPVVLADHSDRSGSATWLLRVIIAQDLANTLIATIADARATAHLKAGGAKAGDAFDMEVGGLADESAGEPVRIQGTITAAGEGYGQFWICVRFGRNNLLILSTYLVQIMEPFSLKTLVPDLDAFDAFVIKSRVHFRRGFDDNGFARTILLVEPDEPFLGTMRLDRLPYRNVDLTQFYPYGSPDFSPDAA; encoded by the coding sequence ATGAGCGATCGCAAGATACGTATCGCCGTCCTGCATTTCTCCCACGAAACCGTCTCCTTCCTGCCGAACGAGACCACGCTCGACGATTTCATTTATCCGGGCTCGCCGGCCAAAGGCGAGACGCTGCTGCGGTTCGATCCCAAAAACTACATGGGTGGCTTCGTGCAGGTGGCGCGGGAATTTGCCGAGGTCGAACTGGTCGGCATCGAATCCCCGCTGTGGCCGCGAACCGGCACGGGATCGGGCTGGATCACGCAGCAGGCCTACCGGACCTTTGTCGGCAAGATGATCGCAGGCCTGAAGGAAGAAGGGCCGTTCGACGGCGTCTATCTCTGTCTGCATGGCGCGATGGCGGTGCGCGACGTTCCGCGCCCCGAGGCGGATTTGGCGCGGCAGGTTCGCGAGGTGGTCGGGCGCGGCGCGTTCATCACGGCGACCTTTGACCTGCATGGCAATGAGGACGAGGCGTTCCTCGAACAGGCCGACATGGCCTTCACGGTGAAATATTTCCCGCATTACGACGCCCATCTTCAGGGCGAGCGCGCCGCGCGCATGCTGGTGCGGGCGATCCGCGGCGATTACAAGCCGGCGCACAGGACCATCAAGGTTCCCGTGATCTCGCCGACCGTGCTGCAATGGACCGGTGCGCGGCCGTGGATGGATCTGGTGCAGCGCGCGCTGGTGTGGGAAGCGCGTGAGGTCGATCTCTACGTCAACATCTTCTTCGGCTTCCCGTTCGCCGATGTGCCCGACGCCGGCATGACCGTCCAGGTCCTCACCAACAATAATCCAAAGCTCGCCGAGCAGGTTGCGCGCGATCTCGCCGCGACAATCTGGCGGGTCCGCGAGGCGCTGCTGCAATCGACAAAGCTCCACAGCATCGTCGAGGGCGTTGCGCTGGCAAAGCGGGCGATGACCGATGGCAACACGCCGGTCGTGCTGGCCGATCACAGCGACCGCTCGGGATCGGCCACCTGGCTGCTGCGCGTGATTATCGCGCAGGACCTGGCCAACACGCTGATCGCCACGATCGCTGACGCGAGGGCGACTGCGCACCTGAAGGCCGGTGGCGCCAAGGCCGGCGATGCCTTCGACATGGAGGTCGGCGGCCTGGCCGACGAGTCGGCGGGAGAGCCGGTGCGGATCCAGGGTACCATCACGGCAGCGGGCGAGGGCTATGGGCAGTTCTGGATCTGCGTGCGCTTCGGCCGCAACAATCTGCTGATCCTCTCCACCTATCTGGTGCAGATCATGGAGCCGTTCTCGCTGAAGACCCTGGTACCCGATCTAGACGCCTTCGACGCGTTCGTGATCAAGTCGCGGGTGCACTTCCGCCGCGGCTTCGACGACAACGGCTTCGCCAGGACGATCCTGCTGGTCGAGCCCGACGAGCCTTTCCTCGGCACGATGCGCCTGGACAGGCTGCCTTACCGGAACGTCGATCTGACGCAATTCTATCCCTATGGCAGCCCGGATTTTTCGCCAGATGCCGCGTGA
- a CDS encoding class II aldolase/adducin family protein codes for MNPPVSAPAIKVVKSVRDQVSAEEWQARVDLAACYRLTAMYGMTEMIANHISCRVPGTTDQFLINPYGMLYEEIDASSLIKVDVQGNTLFNASDYDVNVAGFVIHSAIHMAKHDIDCVAHTHTPAGMAVSAMECGLLPIAQTSMRFLHIAYHDFEGIADNVDERERLVRDLGDKEAMILRNHGLLVVGHTVPAAFNVLFRLERACQTQVMALSCNTKLTYPPQSVLEETYERMLPKPGRAARNGALAWPALLRKLDRADPSYRD; via the coding sequence ATGAATCCGCCCGTCAGCGCGCCCGCGATCAAGGTCGTCAAATCGGTACGCGACCAGGTCAGCGCCGAGGAATGGCAGGCCCGCGTCGATCTCGCCGCCTGCTATCGGCTCACGGCGATGTACGGCATGACGGAGATGATCGCCAACCACATCTCCTGCCGCGTGCCCGGTACGACGGACCAGTTCCTGATCAATCCCTACGGCATGCTCTACGAGGAGATCGACGCTTCCTCCCTGATCAAGGTCGACGTCCAGGGCAACACGCTGTTCAACGCCTCCGACTACGACGTCAACGTCGCCGGCTTCGTCATTCACAGCGCGATCCACATGGCCAAGCACGACATCGACTGCGTCGCGCATACCCATACGCCGGCCGGCATGGCGGTCTCGGCGATGGAATGCGGCCTGCTGCCGATCGCGCAGACCTCGATGCGTTTCCTGCACATCGCCTATCACGACTTCGAGGGCATCGCCGACAATGTCGACGAGCGCGAACGGCTGGTCCGCGACCTCGGCGACAAGGAGGCGATGATCCTGCGCAACCATGGCCTGCTGGTCGTCGGCCACACCGTGCCCGCCGCCTTCAACGTGCTGTTCCGCCTCGAGCGCGCCTGCCAGACCCAGGTGATGGCGCTGTCCTGCAACACCAAGCTGACCTATCCGCCGCAAAGCGTGCTCGAAGAGACCTATGAGCGCATGCTGCCCAAGCCCGGCCGCGCCGCGCGCAACGGCGCGTTGGCCTGGCCCGCGCTGCTGCGCAAGCTCGACCGCGCCGATCCGTCGTATCGGGATTGA
- a CDS encoding Bug family tripartite tricarboxylate transporter substrate binding protein, whose product MKLVAKLFAALVVLLAAETASAQSSYPSRPVKILVGFTPGTAPDLAARILADRFSEVWGTPFVVENIPGAGSNIATDRVAKAAADGYTLLMGGNSSLVINPSLYETLPFAPLRDFAPISQVFIAANVLAVPPDVPAKTVADLVALAKAEPGKLSYGHAGVGTSQHLAAELFKYMAHLDIRPVPYRGTTALMPDLLANRISLSFANIVNVVPLAREGKLRALAITSIKRSALAPDLPTMAEAGFPGFEAVPWFGLMAPTGTPQDVLDKLHAETVKTLAMPEVRKKFDELGLEPVGNTPAEFTAIIKRETVEWAKVIKDADIKLGN is encoded by the coding sequence ATGAAGCTCGTTGCGAAGCTGTTCGCGGCCCTGGTTGTGCTGCTCGCGGCCGAGACGGCATCGGCGCAATCCAGCTATCCGAGCCGACCGGTGAAAATCCTGGTTGGCTTCACGCCCGGAACGGCTCCCGACCTTGCAGCGCGCATTCTTGCCGACCGGTTTTCGGAGGTCTGGGGCACCCCGTTCGTCGTCGAGAACATTCCCGGCGCCGGCAGCAACATTGCCACCGATCGCGTCGCCAAGGCCGCCGCCGATGGCTACACCTTGCTGATGGGCGGCAACTCGTCGCTGGTGATCAATCCGAGCCTGTATGAGACACTGCCGTTCGCGCCGCTCAGGGACTTCGCACCGATCTCGCAGGTCTTCATCGCAGCGAACGTGCTCGCCGTTCCACCCGACGTGCCGGCCAAGACCGTCGCCGACCTGGTGGCGCTCGCCAAGGCAGAACCGGGCAAGCTTTCCTATGGCCACGCCGGCGTCGGCACCTCGCAGCACCTCGCCGCCGAATTGTTCAAATACATGGCGCATCTCGATATCAGGCCGGTGCCCTATCGCGGCACCACGGCGTTGATGCCGGATCTGCTGGCCAACCGGATCAGCCTGTCCTTTGCCAACATCGTGAACGTGGTGCCGCTCGCGCGCGAAGGAAAGTTGCGCGCGCTGGCCATCACCTCGATCAAGCGCTCGGCGCTGGCGCCCGACCTGCCGACCATGGCGGAGGCCGGCTTCCCCGGTTTCGAGGCCGTGCCGTGGTTCGGCCTGATGGCGCCAACCGGCACGCCGCAGGATGTTCTGGACAAATTGCACGCAGAAACCGTCAAGACCCTGGCGATGCCGGAGGTGCGCAAGAAGTTCGACGAACTCGGCCTCGAGCCGGTCGGCAACACGCCCGCCGAGTTCACCGCCATCATCAAGCGGGAAACCGTCGAGTGGGCGAAGGTGATCAAGGATGCCGACATCAAGCTCGGCAACTAG
- a CDS encoding invasion associated locus B family protein codes for MLVSGLSLPNRGPEISTAEGDNRDDHAAGDNLLHLRSAPSTRVPFTWENYPRKAENSVSGLMRRAGCMMKANRAQRYSRAIVALVLVANIGSAQAARTSAMSADASTVSIPIGARSQTSTADGGARGVQLPRGASAISETYGDWIVKCLVDNGTRLCTLSQTQLAKETNQQVFAIELLVRDGKTEGNMLMPFGLKLDAGATLKLDGKDMERARFSTCTAQGCLLPVSFPTAVTDTMSRAKTLTVAAQNISNGQPVVFNVPLNGFAAALERTIQLGS; via the coding sequence GTGCTTGTTTCCGGCCTTAGCCTCCCGAATCGCGGCCCAGAAATATCCACCGCAGAAGGCGACAATCGCGACGACCACGCCGCCGGCGATAATCTCTTGCATCTTCGAAGCGCTCCAAGTACACGTGTCCCGTTTACGTGGGAAAATTACCCACGTAAAGCGGAAAATTCAGTTTCAGGCTTGATGAGGCGGGCGGGTTGCATGATGAAAGCCAACAGAGCGCAGAGGTACAGCCGGGCGATTGTCGCGCTCGTCCTCGTTGCCAACATCGGCTCGGCGCAAGCCGCGCGAACCTCCGCCATGTCGGCCGATGCAAGCACCGTCTCGATTCCGATCGGCGCGCGGAGCCAGACCTCGACGGCGGACGGCGGCGCCAGGGGGGTCCAGCTTCCTCGAGGCGCATCCGCGATCAGCGAGACCTACGGCGACTGGATCGTCAAATGCCTGGTCGACAACGGAACAAGGCTCTGCACCCTGAGCCAGACGCAGCTCGCCAAGGAGACCAACCAGCAGGTCTTCGCGATCGAACTGCTGGTCAGGGACGGCAAGACCGAAGGCAACATGCTGATGCCGTTCGGGCTGAAGCTCGACGCCGGTGCCACCCTCAAGCTTGATGGCAAGGACATGGAGCGGGCGCGCTTCTCGACATGCACGGCGCAAGGCTGTTTGCTTCCGGTGTCCTTCCCCACGGCGGTGACCGATACCATGAGCCGGGCCAAGACGCTCACCGTTGCCGCGCAGAACATCAGCAACGGGCAACCCGTGGTCTTCAATGTCCCGCTCAACGGCTTCGCCGCGGCCCTCGAGCGCACCATTCAACTTGGAAGCTGA
- a CDS encoding epoxide hydrolase family protein: MTAAIKPFRIAIADEVLDDLRTRLRRTRWPEAEPVDDWSQGAPLTWIQDVCRYWADGYDWRAREAKLNRFGQFTTEIDGLDIHFIHVRSRHPEARPLIITHGWPGSVVEFHKVIEPLTDPTAHGGRAADAFHVVCPSLPGFGFSAKPAATGWGVDRIAKAWAVLMQRLGHEKYFAQGGDWGSAVTTAIGGQDVAHCAGIHITLAMSTRPNVGEQPTPEETRALNGIKYYADWDSGYSKQQSTRPQTLGYALTDSPSGQAAWILEKFWAWTDCDGHPENILSRDELLDNVMLYWVTATAASSARLYWESFGPGKRTVHKVCVPTGVAVFPKEIVTPVRKWMEASFGNIQHWSEMPKGGHFGAFEQPELFVGEVRKFFGTLR, encoded by the coding sequence ATGACCGCCGCCATCAAACCGTTTCGCATCGCCATCGCTGACGAGGTGCTCGACGATCTCCGCACCCGGCTGCGCCGAACGCGCTGGCCCGAAGCCGAGCCGGTCGACGACTGGAGCCAGGGCGCGCCGCTGACATGGATTCAGGATGTCTGCCGCTATTGGGCCGATGGTTACGACTGGCGCGCGCGTGAGGCGAAGCTCAACCGTTTCGGCCAGTTCACCACCGAGATCGACGGGCTCGACATCCACTTCATCCACGTCCGCTCCAGGCATCCGGAGGCGAGGCCGCTGATCATCACCCATGGCTGGCCGGGATCGGTGGTCGAATTCCACAAGGTGATCGAGCCGCTGACCGATCCGACCGCGCATGGCGGCCGCGCGGCCGACGCCTTCCACGTGGTCTGCCCGTCGCTGCCCGGCTTCGGTTTCTCCGCCAAGCCGGCCGCGACCGGCTGGGGCGTCGATCGCATCGCCAAGGCGTGGGCCGTGCTGATGCAGCGGCTCGGCCATGAAAAATATTTCGCGCAAGGCGGCGACTGGGGCTCGGCGGTGACGACCGCGATCGGCGGACAGGATGTCGCGCACTGCGCCGGCATCCACATCACGCTCGCGATGTCGACCCGGCCCAATGTCGGGGAGCAGCCGACTCCGGAGGAGACGCGGGCGCTCAACGGCATCAAATATTATGCCGACTGGGATTCCGGTTACTCCAAGCAGCAATCCACCCGGCCGCAGACGCTTGGCTACGCGCTGACGGATTCGCCGAGCGGGCAGGCGGCCTGGATCCTGGAAAAATTCTGGGCCTGGACCGATTGCGACGGCCATCCCGAAAACATCCTCAGCCGCGACGAGCTGCTCGACAATGTCATGCTGTACTGGGTCACCGCGACGGCGGCCTCGTCGGCGCGGCTCTATTGGGAGAGCTTTGGGCCCGGCAAGCGCACCGTGCACAAGGTGTGCGTGCCGACCGGCGTCGCGGTGTTCCCCAAGGAGATCGTCACCCCCGTGCGCAAATGGATGGAGGCGAGCTTCGGCAACATCCAGCACTGGAGCGAGATGCCGAAGGGCGGGCATTTCGGCGCGTTCGAGCAGCCGGAGCTGTTCGTCGGCGAGGTGCGCAAGTTTTTCGGGACACTGCGCTAG
- the gfa gene encoding S-(hydroxymethyl)glutathione synthase — MTVHIHPSVDNGVKHGSGSFAGGTLVCKCASKPVKVGVKGDVAHNHACGCTKCWKPDGATFSVVAVVPRENVTVLENGDKLKIVDAAAVIQRHACTGCGTHMYGRIENKGHPFYGLDFIHPELFQESGSAAPGFAAFVSSVIESGVKPADMAGIRSRLKELGLEPYDCLSPPLMDAIATHVAKSKAA, encoded by the coding sequence ATGACTGTTCATATCCACCCGTCTGTTGACAACGGTGTCAAACACGGCTCGGGCAGCTTCGCGGGCGGCACGCTCGTCTGCAAATGCGCGAGCAAGCCGGTCAAGGTCGGCGTCAAGGGCGACGTCGCCCATAACCACGCCTGCGGCTGTACCAAGTGCTGGAAGCCTGACGGAGCGACCTTCTCGGTCGTCGCGGTGGTGCCGCGCGAGAACGTCACCGTGCTCGAGAACGGCGACAAGCTGAAGATCGTCGATGCTGCGGCGGTGATCCAGCGCCACGCCTGCACCGGCTGCGGCACGCATATGTACGGCCGGATCGAGAACAAGGGCCATCCTTTCTACGGCCTCGACTTCATCCATCCCGAGCTGTTCCAGGAATCCGGCTCGGCCGCGCCCGGCTTCGCGGCGTTCGTCTCCTCGGTGATCGAGTCCGGCGTCAAGCCGGCCGACATGGCCGGGATCCGCTCGCGGCTGAAGGAGCTCGGGCTCGAGCCCTATGACTGCCTGTCGCCGCCGCTGATGGATGCGATCGCCACCCACGTGGCGAAGTCGAAGGCGGCTTGA
- a CDS encoding S-(hydroxymethyl)glutathione dehydrogenase/class III alcohol dehydrogenase, protein MKTRAAVAFEAKKPLEIVELDLEGPKAGEVLVEIKATGICHTDAYTLDGFDSEGIFPSILGHEGAGIVREVGAGVISVKPGDHVIPLYTPECRQCKSCLSQKTNLCTAIRATQGKGLMPDGTSRFKYKGETVFHYMGCSTFSNFTVLPEIAVAKIREDAPFDKSCYIGCGVTTGVGAVVNTAKVTPGSNVVVFGLGGIGLNVIQGAKMVGADKIIGVDINDSKDAWGRQFGMTHFVNPTKVSGDIVQHLVGLTDGGADYTFDCTGNTNVMRQALEACHRGWGVSVVIGVAESGKEIATRPFQLVTGRVWKGTAFGGARGRTDVPKIVDWYMNGKIQIDPMITHVLKLEEINKGFDLMHEGKSIRSVVVF, encoded by the coding sequence ATGAAAACGCGCGCCGCAGTCGCATTCGAGGCCAAGAAGCCGCTTGAGATCGTCGAGCTTGATCTGGAAGGACCCAAGGCCGGCGAGGTCCTGGTCGAGATCAAGGCGACCGGCATCTGCCACACCGACGCCTACACGCTCGACGGTTTCGACAGCGAAGGCATCTTCCCATCGATCCTTGGCCACGAAGGCGCCGGCATCGTGCGCGAGGTCGGCGCCGGCGTCATCTCGGTGAAGCCGGGCGACCACGTGATCCCGCTCTACACGCCGGAATGCCGGCAGTGCAAAAGCTGCCTGAGCCAGAAGACCAATCTCTGCACCGCGATCCGCGCCACCCAGGGCAAGGGCCTGATGCCCGACGGCACCTCGCGCTTCAAATACAAGGGCGAGACGGTCTTCCACTACATGGGCTGCTCGACCTTCTCGAATTTTACCGTGCTTCCCGAGATTGCGGTCGCAAAAATCCGCGAGGACGCGCCGTTCGACAAGAGCTGCTACATCGGCTGCGGCGTGACGACAGGCGTCGGCGCCGTCGTCAACACTGCCAAGGTGACACCGGGCTCCAACGTCGTGGTGTTCGGCCTCGGCGGCATCGGGCTGAACGTGATCCAGGGCGCCAAGATGGTCGGCGCCGACAAGATCATCGGCGTCGACATCAATGATTCCAAGGATGCCTGGGGCCGCCAGTTCGGCATGACGCATTTCGTCAACCCGACCAAGGTTTCCGGCGACATCGTGCAGCATCTGGTCGGCCTGACCGATGGCGGCGCCGATTACACCTTCGACTGCACCGGAAATACCAATGTGATGCGCCAGGCGCTGGAAGCCTGTCATCGCGGCTGGGGTGTCTCGGTCGTGATCGGTGTAGCCGAATCCGGCAAGGAGATCGCGACGCGGCCGTTCCAGCTCGTCACGGGACGCGTCTGGAAGGGCACCGCGTTCGGCGGCGCGCGCGGCCGCACCGACGTGCCGAAGATCGTCGATTGGTACATGAACGGAAAGATCCAGATCGATCCGATGATCACCCATGTGCTGAAGCTCGAGGAGATCAACAAGGGATTCGACCTGATGCACGAGGGCAAATCGATCCGCTCGGTCGTCGTGTTCTGA
- a CDS encoding c-type cytochrome, methanol metabolism-related, which produces MFVVALGRVASAEPPGDPAAVKSEDGKYLDKDGNPTYKVAPDGTVDWYTYSGYRRYHSECHVCHGPDGMGSTYAPALKDSLKTMNYADFLGVVASGRKNVTTSQENVMPAFGDNPNVACYMDDLYVYLRARSTDAVGRVRPAKHEDKSDAYTKAEDACMGSGDKK; this is translated from the coding sequence ATCTTCGTCGTGGCACTGGGAAGAGTTGCCTCCGCCGAACCTCCGGGCGACCCCGCGGCGGTCAAATCCGAGGACGGCAAATATCTCGATAAGGACGGCAACCCGACCTACAAGGTTGCGCCCGACGGGACGGTCGACTGGTACACCTATTCCGGTTATCGCCGGTACCATTCGGAGTGCCACGTCTGCCACGGACCCGATGGCATGGGTTCGACCTACGCACCGGCGCTGAAGGACTCGCTGAAGACCATGAACTACGCCGATTTTCTCGGTGTGGTCGCGAGCGGACGCAAGAACGTCACGACCTCGCAGGAGAACGTGATGCCGGCCTTCGGCGATAATCCGAACGTTGCCTGCTACATGGACGACCTCTATGTCTATCTGCGCGCTCGTTCCACCGATGCGGTGGGGCGCGTACGGCCGGCCAAGCACGAAGACAAGTCCGACGCCTATACCAAGGCGGAAGATGCCTGCATGGGCAGCGGTGACAAGAAGTGA
- the xoxF5 gene encoding lanthanide-dependent methanol dehydrogenase XoxF5, with translation MRKLLYATSLGAMAAFAAGAVSANDEIHKMAQNPKDWVMPAGDYGNQRYSKLNQINASNVGKLQVAWTFSTGVLRGHEGGPLVIGNMMYFSTPFPNKVYALDLSKDNQIVWKYEPKQDPNVIPVMCCDTVNRGVAYGDGKIFLHQADTTLVALDAKTGQVVWSVKDGDPAKGATGTSAPLVVKDKVLIGISGGEFGVQAHMTAYDIKTGKLAWRGFSEGPDDQILVDDKTTELGKPIGKDSSLKTWQGDQWKIGGGATWGWISYDPELNLVYYGSGNPSTWNPKQRPGDNKWSMTIWARNPETGMAKWVYQMTPHDEWDYDGVNEMILSDQTVDGKARKLLTHFDRNGLGYTLDRASGELLVAQKYDPKVNWTSGVDMDKNSPTYGRPKVLDAASTDKAGEDHNVKGICPAALGSKDEQPAAYSPETQLFYVPTNHVCMDYEPFKVSYTAGQPYVGATLSMYPPPGETNMGNFIAWDNKTGKIVWSNKEQFSVWSGALATAGGVVFYGTLEGYLKAVDAKTGKELYKFRTPSGIIGNVNTYEHNGKQYVAVLSGVGGWAGIGLAAGLTDPTAGLGAVGGYAALSNYTALGGTLTVFALPQ, from the coding sequence ATGCGCAAGTTGCTATACGCGACCAGCCTTGGGGCAATGGCGGCATTCGCCGCAGGAGCCGTCAGTGCCAATGACGAAATCCACAAAATGGCGCAGAACCCGAAGGATTGGGTGATGCCGGCCGGAGATTACGGCAATCAGCGTTACTCCAAGCTGAATCAGATCAACGCTTCCAACGTCGGAAAGTTGCAGGTGGCCTGGACGTTCTCGACCGGCGTGCTGCGCGGTCACGAGGGCGGCCCGCTCGTGATCGGCAACATGATGTACTTCTCCACGCCGTTCCCGAACAAGGTCTATGCTCTTGACCTTTCCAAGGACAACCAGATTGTCTGGAAGTACGAGCCGAAGCAGGATCCGAACGTCATTCCGGTGATGTGCTGCGACACCGTGAACCGCGGCGTCGCCTATGGCGACGGCAAGATCTTCCTGCATCAGGCAGACACCACGCTGGTTGCGCTCGATGCGAAGACCGGCCAGGTGGTCTGGTCGGTGAAGGACGGCGATCCCGCCAAGGGCGCCACCGGCACATCGGCGCCGCTCGTGGTCAAGGACAAGGTCCTGATCGGTATCTCCGGCGGCGAGTTCGGCGTGCAGGCGCACATGACCGCCTACGACATCAAGACTGGCAAGCTGGCCTGGCGCGGCTTCTCGGAAGGCCCGGATGACCAGATCCTGGTCGACGACAAGACCACCGAGCTCGGCAAGCCGATCGGCAAGGATTCGAGCTTGAAGACCTGGCAGGGCGATCAGTGGAAGATCGGCGGCGGCGCCACCTGGGGCTGGATCTCCTACGATCCCGAGCTGAACCTCGTCTATTACGGTTCGGGCAACCCCTCGACCTGGAATCCGAAGCAGCGTCCCGGCGACAACAAATGGTCGATGACCATCTGGGCGCGCAATCCGGAAACCGGCATGGCCAAGTGGGTCTATCAGATGACCCCGCACGACGAATGGGACTATGACGGCGTCAACGAAATGATCCTCAGCGATCAAACCGTGGACGGCAAGGCGCGCAAGCTCCTGACCCATTTCGATCGTAACGGCCTCGGCTACACCCTCGATCGCGCCTCCGGCGAACTATTGGTCGCCCAGAAGTACGATCCGAAGGTGAACTGGACCTCCGGCGTCGACATGGACAAGAACTCGCCGACCTATGGTCGTCCGAAGGTTCTCGATGCCGCGTCGACCGACAAGGCCGGCGAAGACCACAACGTCAAGGGCATCTGCCCGGCCGCGCTCGGCTCGAAGGACGAGCAGCCGGCGGCCTACTCGCCCGAGACCCAGCTGTTCTACGTGCCGACCAACCACGTCTGCATGGACTACGAGCCGTTCAAGGTGAGCTACACCGCAGGTCAGCCCTATGTCGGCGCGACGCTGTCGATGTATCCGCCTCCCGGCGAGACCAACATGGGCAACTTCATCGCCTGGGATAACAAGACCGGCAAGATCGTCTGGTCGAACAAGGAGCAGTTCTCGGTCTGGTCGGGTGCGCTCGCGACCGCCGGCGGCGTGGTGTTCTACGGCACGCTGGAAGGCTACCTGAAGGCGGTCGACGCCAAGACCGGCAAGGAGCTCTACAAGTTCAGGACTCCGTCCGGCATCATCGGCAACGTCAATACCTATGAGCACAATGGCAAGCAGTACGTCGCCGTGCTCTCGGGTGTCGGCGGTTGGGCAGGCATCGGCCTTGCGGCCGGCCTGACTGATCCGACGGCCGGTCTCGGTGCGGTCGGTGGCTACGCCGCGCTGAGCAACTACACCGCGCTCGGCGGAACGCTCACCGTGTTCGCGCTGCCGCAGTGA